A genome region from Syntrophaceae bacterium includes the following:
- a CDS encoding glycosyltransferase family 2 protein, with product MIDLSVIIVTYNSAGLIGPCIESVLDGPGMALEVFVVDNASADGTADTVRRRFPEVRLIQSPVNQGFGAANNMALPQCGGRHILFLNPDTLVRPGALAAMSAFLDGRPNVGLAGPRLIYPDGRTQESVSRRYLGQKYAPELYRGLKGEIAWVMGACMIAPAGVIRHVGGFDERFFLYGEEEDLCLRIRQAGFEIGYVEEAVVVHVGGYSEAASPSYDVWRRKFLAEYVFYRKHYEPAVIRRITRDHLLKARWRIATLRLLGPFARDRAQAEAKLAKYRALCDTIADAETSGAALGRPGRKTET from the coding sequence ATGATCGACCTCTCCGTCATCATCGTCACCTACAATTCCGCCGGCCTGATCGGTCCGTGCATCGAATCCGTGCTGGATGGGCCCGGCATGGCGCTCGAGGTGTTTGTCGTGGACAACGCCTCGGCGGACGGGACGGCCGACACGGTCCGCCGGCGATTTCCCGAAGTGCGCCTCATCCAGAGCCCCGTGAACCAGGGCTTCGGGGCGGCAAACAACATGGCGCTCCCGCAATGCGGGGGCCGTCATATTCTCTTTCTCAACCCCGACACGCTGGTGCGGCCCGGGGCGCTGGCCGCGATGTCGGCCTTCCTGGACGGCCGGCCGAACGTGGGCCTCGCGGGGCCGAGGCTCATCTACCCCGACGGGCGGACCCAGGAGTCCGTCTCGCGCCGCTACCTCGGGCAGAAGTACGCGCCGGAGCTCTACCGGGGACTCAAGGGAGAGATCGCCTGGGTCATGGGGGCCTGCATGATCGCGCCGGCCGGGGTCATACGGCATGTCGGAGGGTTCGACGAGCGCTTCTTCCTGTACGGGGAGGAGGAGGACCTCTGCCTGAGGATCCGGCAGGCCGGCTTCGAGATCGGCTATGTCGAGGAGGCCGTCGTCGTCCACGTGGGCGGGTACAGCGAGGCGGCCTCCCCATCCTACGACGTCTGGCGGCGGAAATTCCTCGCCGAGTACGTCTTCTACCGGAAGCACTACGAGCCCGCGGTGATCCGGCGCATCACGCGCGACCACCTGCTGAAGGCGCGGTGGAGGATCGCGACGCTGCGGCTGCTGGGACCCTTCGCGCGGGACAGGGCGCAGGCGGAGGCGAAGCTCGCGAAGTACCGGGCCCTGTGCGACACGATCGCGGATGCGGAGACCTCCGGGGCAGCGCTAGGCCGCCCGGGGCGGAAAACGGAAACCTGA
- a CDS encoding polysaccharide biosynthesis protein, with amino-acid sequence MRSAHFYLLVGLDALLVAVAYLSAYALRFEGDIPPWQWENIEKTLPHLLVVKLVAFHFFGLYRGLWRYTSIVDLQNVIKASSAATAVAALAILFLFRFEGFSRSVFILDWGLTIFLVGGVRIAARVFTTNHVGDLFSLRRNSDSKRKARKRLLIIGAGDAGEKFLREILDNPRVHYEPVGFLDDDPRKAGKAIHGIPVLGTVGDIEDLPVAYDEILIAIPSARGDVMRRVVEACEKTGKRYRTIPKIGELIEGRITVNTIREVSMEDLIGREKVELDVNRIAAFLRGKRVLITGAGGSIGSELVRQIGPYRPESLILMDFSEYNLYRIELDCRRRRLDTTVEACLADIRDRELMMRVFARHKPHVVFHAAAYKHVPMQELHPGEAVKTNVLGTRNVVEAARQNGVTHFVLVSTDKAVRPTNVMGASKRVAEMIVQSADRAGETRFMAVRFGNVIGSSGSVIPLFQQQIAQGGPVTVTHPEITRYFMSIPEAAQLILQAGAMGEGGEIFILDMGEPVRIADMARDLIRLNGLEPDRDIAIEFIGLRPGEKLYEELITVGEGIVPTGHSKVLVLRGTPGDGETLNASIDRLGDIARGQDTDRLKEALKELIPEYERS; translated from the coding sequence ATCCGAAGCGCGCATTTTTACCTGCTCGTCGGCCTCGATGCCCTCCTCGTCGCCGTCGCATACCTTTCGGCGTATGCACTCCGCTTCGAGGGCGATATCCCGCCCTGGCAGTGGGAGAACATCGAAAAAACCCTGCCCCATCTTCTTGTCGTGAAGTTGGTCGCTTTCCACTTCTTCGGCCTCTATCGGGGTTTGTGGAGATACACGAGCATCGTCGATCTGCAGAACGTCATCAAGGCCTCGTCCGCAGCCACGGCGGTCGCAGCCCTGGCGATCCTCTTCCTCTTCCGCTTTGAGGGTTTTTCCCGCTCGGTCTTCATCCTGGACTGGGGGCTGACCATTTTTCTGGTCGGAGGGGTACGGATCGCCGCAAGGGTCTTCACGACCAACCACGTCGGCGATCTTTTTTCCCTCCGCAGAAACAGCGATTCTAAAAGGAAGGCCCGGAAGCGTCTTCTCATCATCGGGGCGGGCGATGCGGGGGAAAAATTCCTCCGCGAGATCCTCGACAACCCCCGCGTCCACTACGAGCCCGTCGGTTTCCTTGACGACGACCCCCGGAAGGCGGGAAAGGCGATTCACGGGATCCCTGTCCTCGGCACCGTCGGCGACATCGAGGATCTCCCTGTCGCCTACGACGAGATCCTCATCGCAATCCCCTCGGCGCGGGGCGACGTGATGCGGCGCGTCGTCGAGGCCTGCGAAAAAACAGGCAAGCGGTACCGGACCATCCCCAAGATCGGAGAGCTGATCGAGGGCCGGATCACCGTCAACACGATCCGGGAGGTCTCGATGGAGGACCTCATCGGCCGGGAGAAGGTCGAGCTCGACGTGAACCGGATCGCGGCGTTTCTGCGCGGCAAGCGGGTCCTGATCACGGGGGCGGGCGGATCCATCGGCTCGGAACTCGTCCGCCAGATCGGCCCGTACCGTCCCGAGTCCCTGATCCTGATGGACTTCAGCGAATACAACCTCTACCGGATCGAGCTGGACTGCCGCCGGCGAAGGCTCGACACGACCGTGGAGGCATGCCTGGCTGACATCCGGGACCGGGAGCTGATGATGCGGGTCTTTGCGCGCCACAAGCCGCACGTCGTGTTCCACGCCGCGGCCTACAAGCACGTGCCCATGCAGGAGCTCCATCCCGGAGAGGCCGTAAAGACGAACGTCCTGGGCACGAGAAACGTCGTCGAGGCGGCCCGGCAGAACGGGGTCACGCACTTCGTCCTCGTGTCGACGGACAAGGCCGTGCGTCCGACAAACGTCATGGGGGCCTCGAAACGCGTCGCCGAGATGATCGTCCAGAGCGCCGACAGGGCCGGGGAGACTCGCTTCATGGCCGTCCGCTTCGGAAACGTGATCGGCAGCTCCGGATCCGTGATCCCCCTGTTTCAGCAGCAGATCGCGCAGGGGGGGCCTGTCACGGTGACGCACCCCGAGATCACGCGCTACTTCATGTCGATCCCGGAGGCGGCGCAGCTGATCCTCCAGGCGGGCGCCATGGGAGAGGGCGGGGAGATCTTCATCCTCGACATGGGGGAGCCCGTCCGCATCGCTGACATGGCAAGGGACCTCATCCGGCTCAACGGCCTGGAGCCGGACCGGGATATTGCCATCGAGTTCATCGGGTTGAGGCCGGGGGAGAAACTCTACGAGGAGCTCATCACCGTGGGCGAGGGGATCGTGCCCACGGGGCACAGCAAGGTGCTGGTCCTGCGGGGAACGCCAGGCGACGGGGAGACGCTGAACGCGTCAATCGACCGCCTGGGAGACATCGCCAGGGGTCAGGATACGGACCGGCTGAAGGAGGCGCTCAAGGAGCTCATCCCGGAGTACGAGCGGTCCTGA
- a CDS encoding DegT/DnrJ/EryC1/StrS aminotransferase family protein, which yields MLDTPFTPWPEFTKEEADAVARVLLSNRVNYWTGTECREFEREFAAWAGCAHAVALANGTVALDLALHVLGIGPGDDVVVTPRTFIASVSCVVNAGARPVFADVDRDSQNITAESIRAVLTPRTRAVICVHLAGMPCDMDPILKLAAEKGLFIIEDCAQAHGARYKGRPVGAIGDLGAWSFCQDKIITTGGEGGMLTTNRREWWEKAWSYKDHGKSWEAVYRQQHPPGFRWLHETIGTNWRLTEMQAAIGRIQLKRMPEWHAVRTRHAEVIRAAARALPALRVPALPEDTVHAWYKCYLFVRPERLRSGWSRDRILEEINRRGVPCYTGICPEVYLEKAFDKGDSRPRERLPAAKELGETSLMFLVHPTLTREEIEKTCRVLTEVLESASAQTRN from the coding sequence ATGCTGGACACCCCTTTCACGCCCTGGCCGGAGTTCACGAAGGAAGAGGCCGATGCCGTCGCGCGGGTGCTGCTTTCCAACCGTGTGAACTATTGGACGGGGACCGAATGCCGGGAATTCGAGCGGGAGTTTGCTGCCTGGGCGGGCTGCGCGCACGCCGTCGCCCTGGCAAACGGGACGGTGGCCCTGGATCTGGCCCTCCACGTGCTGGGCATCGGGCCCGGCGATGATGTGGTGGTGACGCCGCGGACCTTCATTGCCTCTGTTTCCTGCGTGGTCAATGCCGGGGCGCGGCCTGTCTTTGCCGACGTGGACCGGGACAGCCAGAACATCACAGCCGAATCGATACGTGCCGTGCTCACGCCCCGGACGCGCGCCGTGATCTGCGTTCACCTGGCGGGGATGCCCTGCGACATGGACCCGATCCTGAAGCTGGCCGCGGAAAAGGGCCTTTTCATCATCGAGGACTGCGCCCAGGCCCACGGGGCCCGCTACAAGGGGCGGCCGGTGGGGGCAATCGGCGACCTGGGCGCCTGGTCGTTTTGCCAGGACAAGATCATCACGACGGGCGGCGAGGGGGGAATGCTGACCACGAACCGCCGGGAGTGGTGGGAAAAGGCCTGGTCCTACAAGGACCATGGAAAGTCCTGGGAAGCCGTTTATCGCCAGCAGCACCCTCCCGGCTTCCGGTGGCTGCACGAGACCATCGGCACCAACTGGAGGCTCACGGAGATGCAGGCCGCCATCGGGCGCATCCAGCTCAAGCGGATGCCCGAGTGGCATGCAGTCCGAACCCGACATGCCGAGGTGATCCGCGCGGCGGCCCGGGCTTTACCCGCACTGCGGGTCCCCGCTCTGCCCGAGGACACGGTTCACGCCTGGTACAAGTGCTATCTCTTCGTTCGTCCGGAGCGGCTCCGCTCCGGCTGGAGCCGCGACCGAATCCTGGAAGAGATCAACCGCAGGGGTGTGCCGTGCTACACCGGGATCTGCCCCGAGGTGTACCTGGAAAAGGCCTTCGACAAGGGCGATTCACGGCCGCGGGAGCGCCTGCCGGCTGCAAAGGAGCTGGGGGAGACGAGCCTGATGTTCCTCGTCCACCCGACGCTCACGCGCGAAGAGATAGAAAAGACCTGCCGCGTCCTGACCGAGGTCCTCGAGTCAGCCTCGGCACAAACCCGGAACTGA
- a CDS encoding acetyltransferase, translating into MKKARLLILGASGHGKVAGDCARAAGLWSELVFFDDRWPDLNTCGPWPVCGTGEALFAQIRPEDQAFVAIGHAETRIKLLHRMASAGLDIGTVIHPSAAVSAGAIVEAGCLVAAGAVVNIGARVGLGCIVNTGATVDHDCILAEGVHVCPGAHLAGDVRIGRGTWVGIGSVVCQGIRIGQGALIGAGSAVVDPVADWQTVAGVPARPLGTKNP; encoded by the coding sequence ATGAAAAAGGCAAGATTGCTGATCCTCGGCGCCAGCGGCCACGGGAAAGTTGCAGGGGACTGTGCGCGGGCTGCGGGTCTCTGGTCCGAACTCGTTTTCTTCGACGACCGGTGGCCGGACCTCAACACCTGCGGACCCTGGCCGGTATGCGGCACAGGGGAGGCCCTTTTCGCACAGATTCGGCCGGAGGACCAGGCCTTTGTGGCGATCGGCCATGCGGAGACGAGGATCAAACTGCTGCATCGGATGGCTTCGGCCGGTCTCGACATAGGGACGGTCATCCACCCATCGGCCGCCGTGAGCGCCGGGGCAATCGTGGAAGCCGGATGCCTGGTCGCGGCGGGCGCGGTGGTCAACATCGGCGCCCGCGTCGGCCTCGGCTGCATCGTCAACACCGGTGCTACGGTGGACCACGACTGCATCCTTGCCGAGGGCGTGCACGTCTGCCCCGGGGCACATCTGGCCGGCGATGTGCGCATCGGCAGGGGAACCTGGGTCGGCATTGGAAGCGTCGTATGCCAGGGCATCCGGATCGGGCAGGGAGCCCTGATCGGAGCCGGTTCCGCAGTCGTGGACCCCGTGGCAGACTGGCAGACCGTTGCGGGCGTGCCCGCGCGGCCGCTGGGCACAAAGAACCCCTGA
- a CDS encoding sugar transferase, with the protein MPAKRIFDLAAGVAALLALSPVMLIIAALVRLFLGSPVLFRQERPGLHGRPFMLVKFRTMTDEMDAGGRPLPDADRLTRFGRFLRSTSLDELPEFWNVLKGDMSLVGPRPLLTEYLPLYNARQARRHEVKPGLTGWAQVNGRNALTWEDRLEMDVWYVENRSMLLDLKILWRTIRIVLHREGISHQGSATMERFTGSTQAGQG; encoded by the coding sequence ATGCCTGCAAAACGGATATTTGACCTTGCTGCGGGCGTCGCTGCCTTGCTCGCCCTGTCCCCGGTTATGCTGATCATCGCTGCGCTGGTCCGTCTTTTTCTCGGCTCGCCGGTGCTCTTCCGACAGGAGCGCCCCGGGCTGCATGGGCGCCCTTTTATGCTCGTGAAGTTCCGGACCATGACCGACGAGATGGACGCCGGGGGGCGCCCGCTGCCCGATGCAGACCGGTTGACCCGGTTCGGCAGGTTTCTGCGCTCCACGAGCCTCGACGAGTTGCCCGAGTTCTGGAATGTCCTGAAGGGTGACATGAGCCTGGTCGGTCCCCGGCCGTTGCTCACGGAGTACCTTCCCCTCTATAACGCCCGGCAGGCCAGGCGGCACGAGGTGAAGCCCGGTCTCACCGGCTGGGCGCAGGTGAACGGGCGCAACGCCTTGACATGGGAAGACCGGCTGGAGATGGATGTCTGGTATGTGGAAAACCGGTCGATGCTGCTGGACCTGAAAATCCTTTGGAGGACAATCCGGATCGTGTTACACCGTGAAGGAATCAGCCATCAGGGCAGCGCGACCATGGAAAGATTCACGGGCAGTACGCAGGCGGGGCAGGGATAG